AATTCCACTCTTGAAGCAAGCTTTTTCCATTTGCTTAAATTAACATAATTATTACTTGAAAGATATTCTTGCAAAAACTCTTCATATCTTTCTTTACTCTCTTCAAACTCAAGCTCTAACGAACTTTTAAAAAAATTTATCTCCATAAAAGATCAACCCAAATAAATATAAAAAACACTATACTTAAATACCCATTTAAAGTAAAAAATGCTTTATCGATTTTTGCAAAATTCTTTCTAACAATGCGGTGCTCAAAAAATAAAATAATCGCACTAATTATCACGCCCAAAAAGGCAATATTTCCCGTTGGAGCCACCCAAACAAATAAAAGCCAAAAAAGTACTGCTAAAACATGACAAAACGCTGAGATAAATAAGGTTGCATCAAGCCCAAATTTAGCAGGTATAGAGTGCAAGCCTGTTTTTTTATCATATTCCATATCTTGCAAAGCATAAAGCAAATCAAACCCAGCCGTCCAAAAAGTAACACCCAAACACAAAATCACACTATAAATTTCAATACTTCCCAAAACTACAATGCTACCTGCAATAGGAGCAAGTCCTAAGCAAAATCCTAATACTAAATGCGCTAAGGATGAAAATCTTTTAAAAGCTGAATAAATAGCTAAAATAAACAATACCGGTAAAGAAAGAGCAAAGGCT
This genomic stretch from Campylobacter lari subsp. concheus harbors:
- the mqnP gene encoding menaquinone biosynthesis prenyltransferase MqnP — translated: MPILKEKLKDILDLIVFKHSIFALPFLFTSMIVASVILNDSTWFGFKALFLGVICAVSARNFAMAINRLMDEDIDKNNPRCANRPNIDGRIGKTSILLFIILNAIIFVLASYFINKLAFALSLPVLFILAIYSAFKRFSSLAHLVLGFCLGLAPIAGSIVVLGSIEIYSVILCLGVTFWTAGFDLLYALQDMEYDKKTGLHSIPAKFGLDATLFISAFCHVLAVLFWLLFVWVAPTGNIAFLGVIISAIILFFEHRIVRKNFAKIDKAFFTLNGYLSIVFFIFIWVDLLWR